In Candidatus Binataceae bacterium, the following are encoded in one genomic region:
- a CDS encoding metallopeptidase TldD-related protein: protein IPSRGVEEIKSLGADGFQVRIVRSRDRHEIGTASEAGDLSREALRGAIERARRAAIVDPHFSGLARDQRKLATSAGGASDLARASDSMLTASAWQVIGGALAAFHAGYKNSSGHPGLVIGGDLSLAHDRIAIAGSNLADVRTDESAHFVSSLTAIVESMDGKGTATAVGGSVEQMRGAVATLGHNAVRRALGLGAGVRPASGRYRIILGPQPIAEILNYLVIGSLTTGAFYAASSAYQGKFAREVMDARIGLVDDPALPAGPVRRTVTCEGLRAGKTELVRAGRLVGLLSNVYDSHRLETDELRAEKLGQDGNGATFPPRAGYRLGEGGGRRFDAEPGSTATNVVMRAHGAISQRALLEALGDGLYVGRIWYTYPINGQRAGDFTCTVTGDSYLVRDGKLAEPLAPNSLRINANIAEVFDKPLAIGARITPTIVWGSAETYFVPAIAAASLTLAEIGVQS from the coding sequence TCCGAAGCCGGCGATCTCAGTCGCGAGGCTCTCCGCGGCGCCATCGAGCGCGCACGCCGCGCCGCGATCGTCGATCCTCATTTTTCCGGTTTGGCCCGCGATCAACGAAAGCTGGCGACGAGCGCTGGCGGTGCCAGCGACCTCGCTCGCGCCAGCGACTCGATGTTGACGGCGAGTGCCTGGCAGGTGATCGGCGGTGCACTTGCTGCGTTCCACGCTGGCTACAAAAATTCCAGCGGACACCCTGGTCTGGTGATCGGCGGCGATCTCTCCTTGGCGCACGATCGCATCGCGATCGCCGGGTCAAATCTCGCCGATGTGCGCACGGACGAGAGCGCGCACTTCGTTTCCTCGCTCACTGCGATCGTCGAGTCGATGGATGGGAAAGGAACCGCCACCGCGGTGGGGGGAAGTGTCGAGCAGATGCGCGGCGCGGTTGCGACCTTGGGGCACAATGCAGTTCGGCGCGCGCTCGGTCTGGGCGCGGGTGTGCGGCCAGCCTCCGGGCGCTACCGGATCATATTGGGGCCGCAGCCGATCGCCGAGATTCTCAACTACCTGGTAATCGGATCGCTGACCACGGGCGCGTTTTACGCCGCGAGCTCTGCGTATCAGGGCAAGTTTGCCCGCGAGGTCATGGACGCGCGCATCGGGTTGGTTGACGATCCCGCCCTACCTGCGGGGCCGGTCCGGCGCACGGTCACCTGTGAGGGTCTGCGGGCCGGGAAGACCGAGTTGGTTCGTGCCGGACGCCTGGTCGGATTGCTGTCGAACGTCTACGATTCCCATCGCCTCGAGACCGACGAGTTGCGCGCGGAGAAGCTCGGCCAAGACGGCAACGGCGCAACCTTCCCGCCGCGCGCGGGCTATCGATTAGGCGAAGGCGGCGGCCGCCGCTTCGATGCGGAGCCAGGCTCGACCGCGACCAACGTGGTGATGCGCGCGCACGGCGCGATCTCCCAACGCGCCCTGCTCGAGGCACTCGGCGACGGACTCTACGTTGGCCGCATCTGGTACACCTACCCGATCAACGGACAACGCGCGGGCGACTTCACCTGCACGGTCACCGGCGATTCATACCTGGTTCGCGACGGCAAGCTTGCCGAACCGCTGGCGCCGAACTCGCTGCGCATCAACGCTAATATCGCGGAAGTGTTCGACAAGCCGCTCGCAATCGGGGCCCGCATCACCCCGACCATTGTCTGGGGTTCCGCCGAGACATACTTCGTCCCTGCGATAGCGGCTGCAAGCCTCACCCTCGCGGAGATTGGCGTCCAGAGTTAA
- a CDS encoding GNAT family N-acetyltransferase, translated as MSDDITVREADLADREQAAVLVEMLDAYMRDPMEGGSAPSEQVKRELIPGLRAHPACYVFFALRGEEPVGFAICFLGFSTFNARPLINIHDIFVQASARGAGMGKLLLDRIEAKARSMNGCAITLEVREDNHRARRLYSKFGFERAEVGAQRVPMEFWRKRLA; from the coding sequence ATGAGCGACGACATCACCGTCCGCGAAGCGGATCTTGCCGATCGCGAGCAGGCGGCCGTGCTCGTTGAGATGCTCGATGCTTACATGCGCGATCCTATGGAAGGGGGATCGGCGCCCTCAGAGCAAGTGAAGCGCGAGCTGATTCCCGGTCTGCGAGCCCATCCGGCGTGTTACGTGTTCTTTGCGCTGCGCGGTGAAGAGCCTGTCGGGTTTGCGATCTGTTTTCTCGGATTTTCGACCTTCAATGCCCGGCCGTTGATTAACATCCACGACATTTTTGTGCAGGCGTCGGCGCGCGGGGCGGGAATGGGGAAGCTCCTCCTGGATCGAATCGAAGCGAAGGCGCGTTCGATGAACGGATGTGCGATAACCCTGGAAGTTCGCGAGGACAACCATCGCGCGCGCCGGCTGTATAGCAAGTTTGGTTTCGAACGCGCGGAAGTTGGGGCGCAAAGGGTGCCAATGGAATTCTGGCGCAAGCGGCTCGCCTAG